A portion of the Krasilnikovia cinnamomea genome contains these proteins:
- a CDS encoding HAD family hydrolase has product MSADRLASVVGAGPLLLDFDGPVCGIFAGLPAPHVAAKLIELLRAERVALPDDVATDVDPLAVIRWTGYHCSRELTAAVEDALSALEMQAVESAIPTPYGHDVIRSSKSAGLPVAIVSNNSGRAVSAYLAAHELADHVVRVIGRPYARPELMKPAPGMVLDAVRAVDSEPSACVLVGDSMSDIIAARAARVRVIGYANRPSKVTPFAVADAVITTMADLVEALSAVRPQ; this is encoded by the coding sequence GTGAGCGCAGACCGGCTTGCCAGCGTGGTCGGGGCCGGGCCATTACTGCTCGACTTCGATGGACCGGTTTGCGGCATCTTCGCGGGTCTACCAGCGCCCCATGTGGCAGCCAAGCTAATCGAGCTGTTGCGCGCTGAACGTGTCGCCCTACCGGACGACGTCGCCACCGACGTGGACCCGCTGGCCGTGATTAGGTGGACGGGCTACCACTGCAGTCGTGAGTTGACGGCTGCTGTCGAGGACGCGTTGTCCGCCCTGGAAATGCAGGCAGTCGAGTCGGCGATACCAACGCCCTATGGTCACGACGTGATCCGTTCAAGTAAGAGTGCGGGCCTGCCGGTCGCGATCGTCAGTAACAACTCGGGCCGAGCGGTTTCGGCGTACCTTGCGGCACACGAGCTGGCCGATCACGTCGTACGGGTCATCGGCCGGCCCTATGCCCGGCCGGAATTGATGAAGCCCGCGCCGGGGATGGTCCTCGACGCCGTTCGGGCGGTTGATAGCGAACCATCGGCGTGCGTGCTGGTTGGGGACTCAATGAGCGACATCATCGCGGCGCGGGCGGCCAGGGTCCGTGTCATCGGCTACGCGAACCGGCCGAGCAAGGTGACGCCATTTGCTGTCGCCGACGCCGTGATCACAACGATGGCGGATCTGGTGGAAGCGCTGTCTGCTGTGCGTCCTCAATGA
- a CDS encoding GntR family transcriptional regulator: protein MAANLDYLADLDPDDPRQASQQIANVLRAAILTRKLAPGDKLPSQPELASRYGVARETVKRALETLRSERLIVSRQGSGAFVRAQTQRPVELRPVIQAAFEEAHVVVDFAGFSGETLRDALAETLDLVRAGRTAPETISVRLLLSDMTSPMALPALAATGQDDPAVRKRADRITRRAADGIIDQVHELADLGLVKSAQVDVRVHSIAPTFKLYLLNNREAFFGFYPVVEREVTIGGKPVGIFDLMGRDATLFHYNVDEDEASHGTQFVESSRQWFDSVWNSVAREYHP, encoded by the coding sequence ATGGCCGCGAACTTGGACTACCTCGCTGACCTCGACCCGGACGACCCTCGACAGGCGTCACAGCAGATCGCCAACGTGCTGCGCGCCGCGATCCTCACCCGCAAACTCGCCCCAGGCGACAAGCTGCCGTCGCAGCCAGAACTCGCCAGCCGGTACGGCGTCGCGCGGGAAACCGTCAAGCGTGCCTTGGAGACCCTTCGCAGCGAGCGCCTGATCGTGAGCAGGCAGGGAAGCGGCGCTTTCGTACGGGCGCAGACCCAACGCCCGGTTGAACTGCGTCCCGTAATCCAGGCGGCGTTTGAGGAAGCACATGTGGTGGTCGACTTCGCTGGCTTCTCCGGTGAGACGCTGCGCGACGCCCTGGCCGAGACGCTTGATCTCGTGCGGGCTGGGCGCACTGCCCCGGAGACGATTTCGGTTCGCCTGCTGCTGTCGGACATGACCTCGCCGATGGCGCTGCCCGCGCTCGCCGCAACGGGCCAGGACGATCCGGCCGTCCGTAAGCGGGCCGACCGGATCACCCGGCGAGCCGCCGACGGCATCATCGACCAGGTGCATGAACTCGCCGACCTCGGGTTGGTGAAGTCTGCCCAGGTTGACGTGCGGGTGCACAGCATCGCGCCGACGTTCAAGCTCTACCTACTCAACAACCGAGAGGCGTTCTTCGGCTTCTACCCGGTTGTCGAGCGCGAGGTGACCATCGGGGGCAAGCCGGTCGGGATCTTCGACCTGATGGGCCGCGACGCGACCCTGTTCCACTACAACGTGGACGAGGACGAGGCGTCCCACGGTACTCAGTTCGTGGAGTCCTCACGGCAGTGGTTTGACTCGGTGTGGAACAGCGTCGCGCGGGAGTACCACCCGTGA
- a CDS encoding DUF2637 domain-containing protein, protein MRMPAVSGRVWAYIGALLGGIVSIAANVAHSYVPPPDAPPDWSPQGGAVVGAIFWPVALFVAVEILARTPWPNGRRWTLLRFGGLVPVAGVAAFVSYKHLSGLLAFYGEDGLTAILGPLAVDGLMVMATGALLATARRVTAAEPVPVTVPAAVTVTASEPTPDAAADATKVVKAAPAKRVTRKPASAEKVAKAAAKLPGASLAAIAAKAGVSESTARRHMPVPPVAVASAIAPGPAETPTLTAA, encoded by the coding sequence ATGCGCATGCCCGCTGTGTCCGGCCGGGTCTGGGCCTACATCGGCGCCCTGCTCGGCGGCATCGTCTCGATCGCCGCGAACGTCGCCCACTCCTACGTCCCCCCACCCGACGCCCCGCCCGACTGGTCGCCGCAGGGCGGCGCGGTGGTCGGCGCGATCTTCTGGCCGGTCGCCCTGTTCGTCGCCGTGGAAATCCTCGCCCGCACCCCATGGCCAAACGGCCGCCGCTGGACGCTACTGCGCTTCGGCGGGCTGGTCCCGGTCGCCGGGGTCGCCGCGTTCGTGTCCTACAAGCACCTGTCCGGCCTGCTCGCCTTCTACGGCGAGGACGGGCTGACTGCCATCCTCGGCCCCCTCGCCGTGGATGGGCTGATGGTGATGGCGACCGGGGCGCTGCTCGCCACCGCCCGCCGCGTCACCGCCGCCGAACCGGTGCCCGTGACCGTCCCGGCCGCCGTCACCGTGACGGCATCCGAGCCGACGCCCGACGCGGCCGCTGACGCCACAAAGGTCGTCAAGGCCGCCCCGGCGAAACGGGTCACCCGCAAGCCCGCGTCGGCCGAGAAGGTCGCCAAGGCTGCCGCCAAGCTGCCCGGCGCGTCGCTCGCGGCGATCGCTGCGAAGGCAGGTGTGTCGGAGTCGACCGCCCGCCGTCACATGCCCGTCCCGCCGGTCGCCGTGGCGTCAGCAATTGCCCCGGGGCCTGCGGAAACGCCCACCCTCACCGCTGCCTGA
- a CDS encoding cell division protein FtsK, with amino-acid sequence MVPQNPNPDPDDVDWRAAQADPDAPADVVDLAAARTRRTRPDDGADSGTHFDATLDEEPSPGGMPVDPPEADDQGRQPIVPLGLSTLGAIKSTIKYGVGVAAYHAGFHGLRAPWYALQAAFWGTVGAVKLIGRQISWWWVAEQTGLRQKAADDNDPAMWHKLHREVKHTRAWRGTVLIGELLAVGLGGPVAYAMTPWWGIALAAVFAMAGLAHLGRPADRPIVSPAVVTGRFRRINPDIVLRAYYAAGLAHPDKPGQQVSFGGTMARDRSDTGSQVIIDLPYGKTWEQVLNAKGAIASGLDVSVNQVFLTRDPTSHRRHLLFVADRDPLAVPAGRTPLLDGKPRDIWTDVPLGLDERGRKVGLLMLWISILIGAQPRKGKTYFARMVALYAALDPYVRLTVVDGKLSPDWDKFRLVAHRIIFGTVPNHRDRDPITHLLDALREIKKHIEDANEFLSTLPTSECPDGKLTRELSRKYKQLRVWVLVMEEFQTYFETDDQAVNKEIASLLAFIMAVGPSAGVILISCTQKPSGIGAGDVSRLFNRFRDNHTVRFGLKCGNRDVSMAVLGSDAYSEGFDASSLPSGPQYRGVGILYGASDDTPIVRSYLADAGDAEKILQAARQHRERLGLLTGEAAGEKVAREVRDTLADVRAVFVAGEPGLWWSTVADRLAANLPEHYADITADAASALLREHVPSVSVKVRGTVNRGCRLADIDTAMKGRKTA; translated from the coding sequence ATGGTCCCGCAAAACCCTAACCCTGACCCTGATGACGTCGACTGGCGCGCGGCGCAAGCCGACCCGGACGCCCCGGCGGATGTGGTCGATTTGGCCGCCGCCCGGACCCGCCGCACCCGCCCCGACGATGGGGCGGACAGTGGCACGCATTTTGACGCGACGCTCGATGAGGAGCCGTCGCCGGGCGGGATGCCCGTCGACCCGCCCGAGGCCGACGACCAGGGCCGTCAGCCGATCGTGCCGCTCGGCTTGTCCACCCTCGGCGCGATCAAGTCCACCATCAAGTACGGCGTCGGTGTCGCCGCCTACCACGCCGGGTTCCACGGCCTCCGCGCTCCTTGGTACGCCCTGCAGGCCGCGTTCTGGGGCACGGTCGGGGCGGTCAAGCTGATCGGCCGGCAGATCTCGTGGTGGTGGGTCGCCGAACAGACCGGGCTGCGGCAGAAGGCCGCCGACGACAACGACCCGGCGATGTGGCACAAGCTGCACCGCGAGGTGAAGCACACCCGCGCCTGGCGCGGCACCGTCCTCATCGGCGAGCTCCTGGCGGTGGGCCTCGGCGGGCCGGTCGCCTACGCCATGACCCCGTGGTGGGGCATCGCCCTCGCCGCCGTCTTCGCCATGGCGGGGCTGGCGCATCTCGGCCGTCCCGCCGATCGGCCGATCGTGTCCCCGGCCGTGGTGACCGGCCGGTTCCGCAGGATCAACCCCGACATCGTGCTCCGCGCCTACTACGCCGCCGGACTCGCCCACCCCGACAAGCCCGGCCAACAGGTCAGCTTCGGCGGCACGATGGCCCGCGACCGTTCCGACACCGGCTCCCAGGTCATCATCGACCTCCCATACGGCAAGACCTGGGAACAGGTCCTCAACGCCAAAGGCGCCATCGCCTCCGGCCTGGACGTGTCGGTCAACCAGGTATTCCTCACCCGCGACCCCACCTCCCACCGCCGCCATCTGCTGTTCGTCGCCGACCGCGACCCCCTCGCCGTCCCGGCCGGACGCACCCCGCTGCTGGATGGCAAGCCCCGCGACATCTGGACCGACGTACCCCTCGGCCTGGACGAACGCGGCCGCAAGGTCGGGCTGCTGATGCTGTGGATCTCGATCCTGATCGGGGCGCAGCCCCGCAAGGGCAAGACCTACTTCGCCCGCATGGTCGCCCTGTACGCCGCCCTCGACCCGTACGTGCGGCTGACGGTGGTGGACGGGAAGCTGTCCCCGGACTGGGACAAGTTCCGCCTGGTTGCGCACCGCATCATCTTCGGCACCGTGCCGAACCACCGCGACCGCGACCCGATCACGCACCTGCTGGACGCGTTGCGGGAGATCAAGAAGCACATCGAGGACGCGAACGAGTTCCTGTCCACCCTGCCCACCAGCGAGTGCCCGGACGGCAAACTCACCCGCGAGCTGTCGCGCAAGTACAAGCAGCTCCGGGTGTGGGTCCTGGTGATGGAGGAGTTCCAGACCTATTTCGAGACCGACGACCAGGCCGTCAACAAGGAGATCGCGTCCCTGCTGGCGTTCATCATGGCCGTCGGCCCCTCGGCCGGGGTCATCCTGATCTCCTGCACGCAGAAGCCGTCCGGCATCGGCGCCGGGGACGTGTCCCGGCTGTTCAACCGGTTCCGCGACAACCACACCGTGCGGTTCGGCCTCAAGTGCGGCAACCGCGACGTGTCCATGGCCGTGCTCGGCTCCGACGCCTACTCGGAGGGTTTCGACGCGTCGTCGCTGCCCTCCGGCCCGCAGTACCGGGGCGTGGGCATCCTGTATGGCGCCTCCGATGACACCCCGATCGTGCGGTCATACCTGGCCGACGCCGGGGACGCCGAGAAGATCCTGCAAGCGGCACGCCAGCATCGGGAACGACTCGGGCTGCTCACCGGCGAGGCGGCCGGGGAGAAGGTCGCCCGCGAGGTCCGCGACACCCTCGCCGACGTCCGCGCCGTGTTCGTGGCCGGGGAACCAGGGCTGTGGTGGTCGACCGTCGCCGACCGGCTCGCCGCGAACCTGCCCGAGCACTACGCCGACATCACGGCCGACGCCGCCTCGGCCCTGCTCCGTGAGCATGTACCGAGCGTGAGCGTCAAGGTGCGCGGCACCGTCAACCGCGGCTGCCGCCTGGCCGACATCGACACCGCGATGAAGGGCCGCAAGACCGCCTGA
- a CDS encoding AAA family ATPase, with the protein MSAAPGRGERPELHVVGPDDAAEVLSPVRRERARIRVSWTAADIMAMDFPEPKWAVPGIVCEGVNLLCGPPKVGKSWMSLALGIDIALGGKAFGAIDVQAGPVLYLALEDTARRLQSRLGKVLGERKAPAGLTLATACPPLPQGGDEAIAAWLDRNRDARMVIIDVFAKLRGASAPGMSAYDADYAAVGRAKKVADQYSVAVILVHHVRKAGSDDFLSEVSGTNGLAGAADATLVLKRARNQGDGVLHVTGRDVDESEYPLAFDPGKGAWRMLDGPAEDHQIGETRAAILRWLRTAPGSTPKAIADGTQLDYGLIKKTCQRMLDAGQVAADTGGRYRVPGVPVVPAVPEPAVTCENDGDIQGQEGLWP; encoded by the coding sequence ATGAGCGCCGCACCCGGCCGGGGCGAGCGGCCCGAGCTGCACGTGGTCGGCCCGGACGACGCCGCCGAGGTGCTGTCCCCGGTCCGGCGGGAGCGTGCGCGGATCCGCGTCTCGTGGACCGCCGCCGACATCATGGCCATGGACTTCCCCGAGCCCAAGTGGGCTGTCCCCGGGATCGTCTGTGAAGGCGTCAACCTGCTGTGCGGGCCGCCGAAGGTCGGGAAGTCGTGGATGTCGCTGGCCCTCGGCATCGACATCGCGTTGGGCGGCAAGGCGTTCGGCGCCATCGACGTCCAGGCCGGGCCGGTGCTGTACCTCGCTCTGGAGGACACCGCCCGGCGGCTGCAATCGCGACTGGGCAAGGTCCTGGGTGAGCGCAAGGCCCCGGCCGGGCTCACTCTCGCCACGGCTTGCCCGCCGCTTCCGCAGGGTGGGGATGAGGCGATCGCGGCGTGGCTGGACCGCAACCGCGACGCGCGGATGGTCATCATCGACGTGTTCGCCAAGCTCCGGGGAGCGTCCGCGCCGGGCATGTCCGCGTACGACGCCGACTACGCCGCCGTCGGCCGGGCGAAGAAGGTCGCCGATCAGTACAGCGTCGCGGTCATCCTCGTGCACCACGTCCGCAAGGCCGGATCCGACGACTTCCTGTCCGAGGTGTCCGGCACCAACGGACTCGCCGGGGCCGCCGACGCCACGCTCGTGCTCAAGCGGGCACGCAACCAAGGCGACGGGGTGCTGCACGTGACCGGCCGCGACGTGGACGAGTCGGAATACCCGCTCGCCTTCGATCCCGGTAAGGGTGCGTGGCGGATGCTCGACGGCCCCGCCGAGGACCATCAGATCGGCGAGACCCGCGCCGCGATCCTGCGCTGGTTGCGAACCGCGCCAGGTTCTACGCCGAAGGCGATCGCCGACGGGACGCAGCTCGACTACGGCCTGATCAAGAAGACCTGCCAACGGATGCTCGACGCCGGGCAGGTCGCCGCCGACACCGGAGGCCGGTACCGCGTCCCCGGTGTCCCCGTTGTCCCCGCTGTCCCCGAACCCGCCGTGACCTGCGAAAAC